A section of the Methanosarcina mazei S-6 genome encodes:
- a CDS encoding cobalamin biosynthesis protein CbiG — translation MFRKAFENYGAIVAVFATGIVVRDIAPLLDNKWSDPAVVVVDSNLNFAIPLLGGHHGANEVARKIAELGAVPVLTTATEVHGKPSVEGIADRLGCEVFNKQSTIAVNCALLDQNVEVLEVKGPRIVVVDDDVSVLVRKKQAERDKSAGNS, via the coding sequence ATCTTCAGGAAAGCCTTTGAAAATTACGGGGCAATCGTTGCAGTCTTTGCCACAGGCATTGTGGTAAGGGATATTGCCCCTCTTCTCGATAACAAGTGGTCAGACCCTGCAGTGGTTGTTGTGGACTCAAACCTTAATTTCGCAATTCCTCTCCTTGGAGGGCATCACGGGGCAAATGAGGTCGCCCGAAAAATTGCGGAGTTAGGTGCAGTCCCTGTGCTTACGACAGCTACTGAAGTTCACGGCAAACCCTCGGTGGAGGGCATAGCTGACAGGTTGGGCTGCGAAGTCTTCAATAAACAATCCACAATAGCTGTGAACTGTGCTCTCCTTGACCAGAATGTGGAGGTCCTTGAGGTTAAGGGTCCCAGGATTGTTGTTGTGGATGATGATGTTTCCGTGCTTGTGAGAAAAAAGCAGGCTGAAAGGGATAAAAGTGCCGGAAACAGCTAA
- the cobJ gene encoding precorrin-3B C(17)-methyltransferase has translation MAESQSQSQDKASGKLYVVGIGPGSVEQLTLKARDVILNADYVLGNSTYLDQMESLLGSQEVIRSYMGKEVERARKAVELAKTANVVMISGGDTNVYGMAGIVLEVAEHENLDVDIEILPGVTAVLAGASLLGAPVVTDFAVISLSDLLTPWEVIEKRLNMAADADFVIGLYNPKSRKRKSNFARAIEIIRRYKADSVPVGLVKNAMRGEEEDQIVTTLGEVMNYEDWVDMSTAILIGNGESRIWKSPKKDIIITPRGYHKKYDY, from the coding sequence ATGGCAGAGTCACAATCGCAATCGCAAGATAAGGCATCCGGAAAACTCTATGTAGTAGGGATAGGACCGGGCTCAGTTGAACAGTTAACCCTCAAAGCCCGGGATGTAATCCTCAATGCCGATTATGTTCTTGGAAACAGCACTTACCTGGACCAGATGGAAAGCCTTCTCGGCTCTCAGGAAGTGATCCGCAGTTATATGGGAAAAGAGGTCGAAAGGGCACGAAAAGCTGTGGAACTTGCAAAAACCGCAAATGTCGTCATGATCAGTGGTGGGGACACCAATGTCTACGGCATGGCAGGAATAGTGCTTGAGGTAGCAGAACACGAGAACCTTGATGTGGACATTGAAATCCTTCCAGGGGTCACAGCGGTCCTTGCCGGGGCAAGCCTCCTGGGCGCACCAGTTGTTACGGATTTTGCGGTGATCAGTTTAAGCGACCTCTTAACTCCATGGGAAGTAATTGAAAAGCGGCTTAATATGGCTGCGGATGCCGACTTTGTGATAGGTCTTTACAACCCGAAGAGCCGCAAGAGAAAATCCAATTTTGCAAGGGCAATTGAAATTATTCGCAGGTACAAAGCCGATTCCGTACCTGTAGGGCTTGTAAAGAACGCCATGAGAGGCGAGGAAGAAGACCAGATCGTGACGACCCTTGGGGAAGTCATGAATTATGAGGACTGGGTGGACATGAGCACTGCTATTCTCATAGGCAACGGAGAGTCCAGGATCTGGAAGTCTCCGAAAAAGGATATAATAATAACTCCCAGGGGGTATCATAAGAAATATGACTACTGA
- a CDS encoding cobalt-factor II C(20)-methyltransferase translates to MLIGVGLGPGDPQLLTLKAVNVLKNSDKVYVPGRLAKDLVAPYVDAEILEFPMIRDIEVLNTLWKENADRIADEARKGTVAFGLIGDPNFFSTFTHLKKVMNRHYPDVETSTVPGISSITSFAARTDVAVESSFEVSDGSDIGYKIHLKATQPRKIIEQLETEGYREFIFAERLFSDNETIISKKEDIPEKGNYFSIIYGKK, encoded by the coding sequence ATGTTAATAGGAGTAGGACTTGGTCCCGGAGACCCCCAGCTTTTGACCCTCAAAGCAGTGAACGTTTTGAAAAACAGCGATAAGGTATATGTTCCAGGCCGCCTGGCAAAAGACCTTGTAGCTCCTTATGTGGATGCAGAAATCCTTGAGTTCCCCATGATAAGGGATATCGAAGTCCTGAACACTCTCTGGAAAGAAAATGCAGACCGTATTGCCGACGAAGCAAGAAAAGGGACAGTGGCTTTCGGGCTTATAGGTGATCCAAACTTTTTCTCAACTTTCACTCACCTGAAAAAAGTTATGAACAGGCACTATCCGGATGTTGAGACCTCAACAGTGCCAGGAATAAGTTCTATCACATCTTTTGCTGCAAGGACTGATGTGGCTGTTGAGAGTTCCTTTGAGGTCAGTGACGGCTCTGATATCGGGTATAAGATCCACCTTAAAGCCACACAGCCGAGAAAGATAATCGAACAGCTTGAAACCGAAGGGTACAGGGAGTTTATTTTCGCAGAGAGGCTCTTTTCGGACAATGAAACGATTATCAGCAAAAAAGAAGATATTCCGGAAAAAGGGAACTATTTCAGCATTATTTACGGAAAGAAGTAA
- a CDS encoding cobalamin biosynthesis protein: MDKRLLMILGIGTRRGITREEVLEAVKQALDECGLSLQEITAFASAKLKENERGLLEAGEFLGIPVNFLPDEVLNSYNPPSSSQASRFGLKGVAEPAALALSEKHELICRKKVYGRVTIAIAR; this comes from the coding sequence GTGGACAAAAGATTACTGATGATACTCGGTATCGGAACCCGCAGGGGCATTACAAGGGAAGAAGTCCTTGAAGCCGTAAAACAGGCGCTTGATGAGTGTGGTCTGAGTCTCCAGGAGATTACGGCTTTTGCCTCTGCAAAACTTAAAGAAAATGAGCGAGGTCTGCTGGAAGCAGGCGAATTTCTCGGCATTCCGGTTAATTTTTTGCCGGATGAAGTGCTGAACAGCTACAACCCTCCTTCATCCTCCCAGGCTTCGCGCTTCGGATTAAAAGGGGTTGCAGAGCCTGCTGCTCTGGCTCTCTCGGAAAAACACGAATTGATTTGCAGGAAGAAAGTCTATGGCAGAGTCACAATCGCAATCGCAAGATAA
- a CDS encoding cobalt-precorrin-4/precorrin-4 C(11)-methyltransferase, which produces MERKVYFVGAGPGNPKLITVLGREMLEKADLVMYAGSLVNPEVLNYTKGETVDSYGLTLDETTKIIADAVDAGKFVVRLHSGDPSLYGSVIEQMEELRKYDIEVERVAGVSSVFASAAALGTQLTLNGVSDTLIITRPAGKTLEKDLIPELSAYNTTMAIFLGTQKIREIMDKVRCPKDTPVAVVFHASWEDEEVIAGTVEDIADKVKDAGITRSAMIIIGGVVDPKNYRRSYLYGVAQEPL; this is translated from the coding sequence ATGGAAAGAAAAGTATATTTTGTAGGGGCAGGGCCTGGAAACCCCAAACTGATTACCGTTCTGGGACGTGAAATGCTCGAAAAAGCAGACCTTGTTATGTATGCGGGCTCCCTGGTAAACCCTGAAGTCCTTAATTACACTAAAGGGGAAACTGTGGACAGCTACGGGCTTACCCTTGACGAAACCACGAAAATAATCGCCGATGCGGTGGATGCAGGGAAGTTTGTGGTGAGGCTCCATAGCGGAGACCCCTCTCTTTACGGGTCTGTCATAGAACAGATGGAAGAGCTGAGAAAATACGATATTGAGGTAGAAAGGGTTGCAGGTGTCTCCTCGGTTTTTGCAAGTGCAGCAGCTCTCGGAACCCAGCTTACTCTTAACGGCGTTTCCGATACCCTTATCATTACCCGCCCTGCTGGAAAGACTCTGGAAAAAGACCTTATCCCCGAGCTTTCTGCTTATAACACCACAATGGCAATTTTCCTAGGCACCCAGAAGATCAGGGAAATAATGGACAAAGTCCGCTGCCCAAAAGATACTCCCGTTGCAGTTGTTTTCCACGCATCCTGGGAAGACGAAGAAGTTATTGCAGGGACTGTGGAAGATATCGCAGATAAGGTCAAAGATGCAGGAATTACACGCTCGGCAATGATTATAATCGGCGGAGTTGTCGACCCTAAAAACTACAGGAGGTCCTATCTATACGGAGTGGCCCAGGAACCGCTGTAA